One window from the genome of Diabrotica virgifera virgifera chromosome 6, PGI_DIABVI_V3a encodes:
- the LOC126886170 gene encoding translation initiation factor IF-2-like — protein MSTNKQNSEQTGVSEDDHRRDTDNGTDMENENLKWEEGMNSFERELINSHKKKQKMNRSTAPKQSTLVEDEMLESSENDDDEIGEERSQEEVEKIEKGWQNIQERVLASFLLDDETMNKKKRKGDSLERIHDLKRERLEESIKFPNETKQQKINRKLEELNIKLIEIFTNLSEKKGEKVEMDTELKKLLGVIKSTNNKKEDDSIAEKTQQEVKCDHCKLKVEQERQREEQ, from the coding sequence ATGAGTACCAATAAACAAAATTCTGAACAGACGGGGGTGAGTGAAGACGACCATCGGCGAGACACGGACAATGGAACGGATATGGAAAATGAGAACTTGAAATGGGAAGAAGGAATGAACAGTTTTGAGAGGGAGCTCATAAACTCACATAAAAAGAAACAGAAGATGAACAGGTCGACTGCCCCAAAACAGTCGACACTAGTAGAGGATGAAATGCTGGAAAGCAGTGAAAATGATGACGATGAGATAGGGGAGGAAAGATCAcaagaagaagtggaaaaaatagaaaaaggatGGCAAAATATTCAGGAGAGGGTGTTAGCCTCTTTCCTGCTTGATGATGAAACCATGAATAAGAAGAAAAGGAAAGGGGACAGTCTAGAGAGAATACATGATCTGAAGAGGGAGAGACTCGAAGAGAGTATTAAGTTTCCTAACGaaaccaaacaacaaaaaataaacaggaAACTCGAAGagttaaatataaaactaatagaGATATTTACTAACCTAAGCGAAAAAAAGGGGGAAAAGGTGGAGATGGATAcggaattaaaaaaactgttagGGGTCATAAAATCCACTAACAACAAAAAAGAAGACGACAGTATAGCCGAAAAAACACAACAAGAAGTAAAATGCGATCACTGCAAGCTAAAAGTGGAACAAGAAAGACAGAGAGAAGagcaataa